In Triticum urartu cultivar G1812 chromosome 6, Tu2.1, whole genome shotgun sequence, the following proteins share a genomic window:
- the LOC125514534 gene encoding uncharacterized protein LOC125514534: MKMSDYITEGGVGEIYVEYNGEEEEQGEIDSGSDFEDELDELMNIGNEEEPDAVITAENCSAEVNDNVNATEQTGTAGEIIEHIFVPDVGGAISQVINSPLKQNVRVDYPTQSSQVLNVSQPCQAAEDISGSVAKVAENGSDSEDSEDYEYVPHTDDSGEESEVVEMRKHARKFRKKMGDSKMWADADATGAVPIDLVANVEEVVEDMEFESSDEDYSYDEDEDGNMVRRKSQFVRFNLDSDIPHFSLGMIFKSKKQLTRAMKRYGLATKRSISFLKSEEARVRAKCDWPGCPWMLYAAKTSRCSRFQIITFEDEHQCAQNRDNKLVTAKVIAKRYEHFILANPLWKIDSMKAIVMKDMFADVSISKCKAAKKLVLDQLMSGMKSEYNKVFDY, encoded by the coding sequence ATGAAGATGTCTGACTACATTACAGAGGGGGGAGTTGGTGAAATATATGTGGAGtacaatggtgaagaagaagaacaaggagaAATAGACAGTGGGTCAGATTTTGAGGATGAGCTTGATGAACTGATGAACATTGGCAATGAAGAAGAACCTGATGCAGTTATCACAGCTGAAAATTGTAGTGCTGAAGTCAATGATAATGTCAATGCCACTGAACAGACTGGTACTGCAGGAGAAATTATTGAGCATATATTTGTTCCTGATGTAGGTGGTGCGATTTCTCAGGTGATAAACAGTCCATTGAAGCAAAATGTGAGAGTTGATTATCCTACTCAGAGTTCTCAAGTTCTTAATGTAAGTCAACCATGTCAAGCAGCCGAAGACATATCTGGTTCAGTTGCTAAAGTGGCAGAAAATGGTTCAGATTCAGAGGACTCAGAGGACTATGAGTATGTGCCACATACTGATGATAGTGGTGAAGAATCAGAGGTTGTTGAGATGAGAAAACATGCAAGAAAATTTAGGAAAAAGATGGGAGATTCCAAGATGTGGGCTGATGCAGATGCAACAGGGGCCGTGCCCATTGATTTGGTAGCAAATGTGGAGGAAGTTGTGGAGGACATGGAGTTTGAGTCATCAGATGAAGACTACTCCTATGATGAGGATGAGGATGGCAACATGGTTAGGAGGAAGAGCCAGTTTGTGAGGTTTAACCTAGACTCTGACATTCCTCATTTTAGTCTTGGAATGATTTTTAAAAGTAAGAAACAATTGACTAGAGCTATGAAGAGATATGGGCTTGCTACCAAAAGAAGCATTTCATTTTTAAAGTCAGAGGAGGCCAGAGTTAGAGCAAAATGTGATTGGCCTGGGTGTCCCTGGATGTTGTATGCAGCTAAGACCAGCAGGTGTTCTAGGTTTCAAATCATCACATTTGAAGATGAACACCAATGTGCACAAAACAGAGACAACAAACTGGTTACTGCTAAGGTCATTGCCAAAAGGTATGAGCACTTCATCCTGGCAAATCCTTTGTGGAAGATTGATAGTATGAAAGCCATAGTGATGAAAGACATGTTTGCTGATGTGTCCATTTCAAAGTGCAAGGCAGCAAAAAAACTTGTACTTGACCAGCTGATGAGTGGAATGAAAAGTGAGTACAACAAGGTGTTTGATTATTAG